One region of Campylobacter concisus genomic DNA includes:
- a CDS encoding pseudouridine synthase family protein, producing the protein MPYVNKFIVTADHQKAYEILLQNGFNMSQTQCLIDKGRLICGGSVVSEKNAILCGDVFLIDYEAKPKGLKPIFECESFAVFDKPSGVLSHPNGRHCNYSLNDEIYTLFGRDASVAHRLDFETSGVIVVGKDRNSTIKLKKIFENREVSKSYVAMVQGKVEREFTIDAKMDLANNYDDVKMRMQICENGKSAVTKILPIKYFDDIDTTLVRAIPLTGRQHQIRLHLFHVKHKILGEPLYGLSRPQIEKILDKEISERERINLTGAKRLLLHSDEISFKFDEIFYNIKSKFEAESEFYKFAKESFILA; encoded by the coding sequence TTGCCCTATGTAAATAAATTTATCGTCACTGCAGATCATCAAAAAGCTTACGAAATTTTACTGCAAAATGGCTTTAACATGAGCCAAACCCAGTGTCTCATCGACAAAGGTAGGCTGATCTGTGGCGGCAGTGTCGTGAGCGAGAAAAATGCCATTTTGTGTGGCGATGTTTTTTTGATCGACTATGAGGCCAAGCCAAAGGGACTAAAGCCGATCTTTGAGTGCGAGAGCTTTGCGGTATTTGACAAGCCAAGCGGTGTGCTGAGCCACCCAAATGGCAGACACTGCAACTACTCGCTAAATGACGAAATTTACACGCTTTTTGGACGAGATGCGAGCGTGGCACATAGGCTGGACTTTGAAACAAGTGGCGTGATAGTCGTGGGCAAAGATAGAAATTCTACGATAAAACTAAAGAAAATCTTTGAAAACCGAGAGGTTTCTAAAAGCTATGTCGCGATGGTGCAAGGCAAGGTCGAGCGAGAATTTACGATCGATGCTAAGATGGATCTAGCAAACAACTACGACGATGTGAAAATGCGAATGCAAATTTGCGAAAACGGCAAGAGCGCTGTGACTAAAATTTTGCCTATAAAGTATTTTGACGATATCGATACGACTTTGGTTCGTGCTATACCACTCACTGGCAGGCAGCATCAAATTCGCTTGCATTTGTTTCATGTGAAACACAAGATCCTTGGCGAACCACTTTATGGTTTGTCGCGTCCGCAGATCGAGAAAATTTTAGACAAAGAGATAAGCGAGCGTGAGCGGATAAATTTAACTGGGGCAAAGAGGCTCTTACTTCACTCGGATGAGATCTCTTTTAAATTTGATGAAATTTTTTACAATATTAAAAGCAAATTTGAAGCCGAAAGTGAGTTTTATAAATTTGCAAAAGAAAGTTTTATTTTAGCCTAA
- a CDS encoding transcriptional regulator, whose product MANLTQRDMAGILKVDAKTIYNWRKNKPELYRIVVLGFKFDEFLAQSRENLIELEKLAEENKTLRLK is encoded by the coding sequence TTTAACACAACGTGATATGGCTGGGATTTTAAAAGTAGACGCAAAAACTATCTATAATTGGAGAAAAAATAAACCAGAGCTTTATAGAATAGTAGTGCTAGGTTTTAAATTTGATGAGTTTTTAGCACAAAGTAGAGAAAATTTAATAGAGTTAGAAAAACTTGCAGAAGAAAATAAAACCCTTAGGCTAAAATAA